The proteins below come from a single Necator americanus strain Aroian chromosome V, whole genome shotgun sequence genomic window:
- a CDS encoding hypothetical protein (NECATOR_CHRV.G20618.T1), translating into MASTSKESYGIASYVISRHRKNKVFIWQSRKERGRVYEFLVSSRFKVPGLVSWKCMHCMQLRAKLKRERQPVKDLKIPLVLIDNDVIREDPDEPLNARHFCKGKDVVDAVLKRTKLQFYESCSSSDDPPEITVDRFSDALLEAVPLDLDAYQKRQMKQSLDDKCERVMKKVIQKRKRKSPTKPNAGLLKREREVKITMDNGFHIEDVTGRPDVADSSLSGIDENDYIDVVGESSHML; encoded by the exons ATGGCATCTACTTCAAAGGAATCGTACGGAATAGCGTCTTATGTAATCAGCAGacacagaaaaaacaaagtttttatATGGCAAAGCAGAAAGGAACGTGGTCGAGTTTACGAGTTTTTGGTTTCGTCGCGATTCAAG GTTCCAGGATTAGTATCATGGAAATGCATGCATTGTATGCAATTACgtgcaaaattaaaaagagag AGGCAGCCCGTCAAGGATCTAAAAATACCACTAGTTTTGATCGATAATGATGTGATTAGAGAGGATCCTGACGAACCACTTAATGCGCGACATTTTTGCAAG GGTAAAGACGTAGTTGATGCTGTTTTGAAGAGGACTAAGCTTCAATTCTATGAAAGTTGTTCTTCAAGCGACGATCCGCCTGAGATCACAGTGGATCGATTTTCGGATGCATTGCTTGAAGCAG TTCCCCTTGATCTCGACGCTTATCAGAAACGTCAAATGAAACAATCCCTTGACGACAAATGTGAGAGAGTGATGAAGAAAGTCATACAAAAGAGGAAACGAAAGTCGCCAACCAAACCCAATGCTGGTTTGCTCAAAAGGGAGCGT GAAGTTAAGATAACGATGGATAACGGTTTTCATATAGAAGATGTTACTGGAAGGCCAGATGTTGCTGATTCTTCTCTTTCGGGCATCGACGAAAATGATTACATTGATGTCGTTGGAGAGTCGTCACATATGTTGTAA
- a CDS encoding hypothetical protein (NECATOR_CHRV.G20619.T3) codes for MSLRRALRAGGVVVLAGGSFLLGARYGNETPFRRLQAATAVSPVPVVPPLPLTPSEEAKPLLEIGPSRASEIMRYGFPGFDNLRTFEDFVLSYDRKTRTAHWVCEHLTPTSLIYDKSVDRSKCEFRADPSIHKYFQSENTDYRGSGYDRGHLAAAGNHRKTQNSVDQTFLLTNMSPQVGKGFNRDKWNDLERYARKVAKKSLNTYILTGPLYLPRKADDGNKYVRYKVIGANNVAVPTHFFKVILAETSPSNFEMECFVLPNEVIPDSAELSIFYVPLEMIERSGGFLIFDKLPKEKLKKVNGKKVLVVDAHGREMSVDLLFDVKNAFFLGHYQQCILEAQKLITKAEDVKLAKDVFTYRSYIAQGKASVVLSEISEKNDNPALKAVRRLAEYQNHANKKRIANEVQSEVSSGTAPTDDTSCIVAALILNEEGNPEDAMRILSKSSSLEARSATVFTLLQMDRIDLAVKELKKMNEIDEDATLTQLALAWVNMAVGKDKLKDAYYIYQEMMDKYGQSPQLLVSQSAVLILQGKHKEAEALLHEAQLRDANNCDALVNLVAVSQFLGKDHEVMKRYIAQLRDIDSTHPWVVDLQAKEALFDDLVAA; via the exons ATGTCCCTACGAAGAGCATTACGTGCTGGTGGAGTCGTAGTCCTAGCTGGTGGTTCCTTCTTGCTTGGAGCTCGATATGGAAACGAAACGCCTTTTAGGCGCCTTCAGGCTGCAACTGCTGTTTCG CCTGTTCCAGTGGTGCCGCCACTCCCACTAACACCATCTGAAGAAGCTAAACCTCTACTAGAGATTGGTCCGTCTCGTGCTTCAGAAATAATGCGCTATGGATTCCCAGGTTTTGACAATTTACGGACTTTCGAGGATTTTGTGCTGTCGTACGATAGGAAAACAAGGACCGCTCACTGG GTATGTGAACATCTGACCCCCACCAGTCTCATCTACGATAAGTCTGTGGACAGATCGAAATGTGAATTTCGTGCAGATCCGAGCATCCACAAATACTTCCAATCAGAAAATACCGACTACAGG GGTAGTGGTTACGACCGCGGCCATCTTGCGGCTGCCGGAAACCatagaaaaactcaaaattctgTTGACCAGACCTTTCTTCTTACAAACATGAGTCCACAAGTAGGAAAGGGTTTCAACCGCGACAAGTGGAACGATCTGGAACGTTATGCTAG gaaagtgGCCAAGAAGAGTTTGAATACCTATATATTAACAGGTCCGCTTTACCTACCGCGGAAAGCGGATGATGGGAATAAATACGTGCGCTACAAg GTTATTGGAGCGAACAATGTTGCGGTACCTACTCATTTCTTCAAAGTAATTCTGGCTGAAACGTCACCAAGTAACTTCGAAATGGAGTGTTTTGTTCTTCCCAATGAG GTAATACCTGATTCTGCAGAGCTTTCCATATTCTACGTTCCTCTGGAAATGATTGAGAGATCTGGTGGCTTCCTCATCTTCGACAaacttccaaaagaaaaattgaagaaagtaaATGGAAAGAAG GTATTAGTGGTCGACGCGCATGGTAGAG AGATGTCCGTCGATCTCCTTTTCGACGTCAAAAATGCATTCTTTCTTGGACATTACCAACAATGCATCCTTGAAGCCCAA AAGTTAATTACGAAAGCTGAAGATGTGAAGCTTGCCAAAGATGTATTCACATACCGCTCTTATATTGCCCAGGGAAAAGCTTCGGTAGTGCTCAGCGAGATCTCCGAGAAAAATGATAATCCTGCTTTGAAGGCTGTACGACGTCTAGCGGAGTATCAGAATCATGCCAACAA GAAACGCATAGCGAATGAAGTGCAGTCTGAGGTTTCTAGTGGCACAGCACCTACTGATGACACTTCTTGCATTGTTGCCGCACTCATTCTGAATGAAGAGGGc AACCCCGAAGATGCCATGCGTATTCTCTCGAAAAGCAGCTCCTTGGAAGCTCGTTCAGCCACAGTTTTCACGTTATTGCAGATGGACCGCATCGACTTAGCAGT GAAAGAGttgaaaaagatgaatgaaaTCGATGAAGACGCTACGTTGACGCAGCTCGCTCTTGCCTGGGTTAATATGGCAGTG GGCAAAGACAAATTAAAAGATGCATATTACATCTATCAAGAGATGATGGACAAATATGGTCAAAGCCCCCAGTTGCTTGTTTCGCAATCAGCTGTTTTAATTCTACAAGGCAAACACAAAGAGGCGGAGGCGTTGCTTCAC GAAGCGCAATTGCGTGATGCGAACAATTGTGACGCACTTGTAAATCTTGTTGCGGTCAGCCAATTCCTTGGGAAGGATCATGAA GTCATGAAGAGGTACATTGCACAACTTCGTGACATCGACTCTACACACCCATGGGTGGTCGACCTGCAAGCCAAGGAAGCCCTGTTTGATGACCTCGTCGCTGCGTAA
- a CDS encoding hypothetical protein (NECATOR_CHRV.G20619.T1), whose translation MSLRRALRAGGVVVLAGGSFLLGARYGNETPFRRLQAATAVSPVPVVPPLPLTPSEEAKPLLEIGPSRASEIMRYGFPGFDNLRTFEDFVLSYDRKTRTAHWVCEHLTPTSLIYDKSVDRSKCEFRADPSIHKYFQSENTDYRGSGYDRGHLAAAGNHRKTQNSVDQTFLLTNMSPQVGKGFNRDKWNDLERYARKVAKKSLNTYILTGPLYLPRKADDGNKYVRYKVIGANNVAVPTHFFKVILAETSPSNFEMECFVLPNEVIPDSAELSIFYVPLEMIERSGGFLIFDKLPKEKLKKVNGKKVGGFW comes from the exons ATGTCCCTACGAAGAGCATTACGTGCTGGTGGAGTCGTAGTCCTAGCTGGTGGTTCCTTCTTGCTTGGAGCTCGATATGGAAACGAAACGCCTTTTAGGCGCCTTCAGGCTGCAACTGCTGTTTCG CCTGTTCCAGTGGTGCCGCCACTCCCACTAACACCATCTGAAGAAGCTAAACCTCTACTAGAGATTGGTCCGTCTCGTGCTTCAGAAATAATGCGCTATGGATTCCCAGGTTTTGACAATTTACGGACTTTCGAGGATTTTGTGCTGTCGTACGATAGGAAAACAAGGACCGCTCACTGG GTATGTGAACATCTGACCCCCACCAGTCTCATCTACGATAAGTCTGTGGACAGATCGAAATGTGAATTTCGTGCAGATCCGAGCATCCACAAATACTTCCAATCAGAAAATACCGACTACAGG GGTAGTGGTTACGACCGCGGCCATCTTGCGGCTGCCGGAAACCatagaaaaactcaaaattctgTTGACCAGACCTTTCTTCTTACAAACATGAGTCCACAAGTAGGAAAGGGTTTCAACCGCGACAAGTGGAACGATCTGGAACGTTATGCTAG gaaagtgGCCAAGAAGAGTTTGAATACCTATATATTAACAGGTCCGCTTTACCTACCGCGGAAAGCGGATGATGGGAATAAATACGTGCGCTACAAg GTTATTGGAGCGAACAATGTTGCGGTACCTACTCATTTCTTCAAAGTAATTCTGGCTGAAACGTCACCAAGTAACTTCGAAATGGAGTGTTTTGTTCTTCCCAATGAG GTAATACCTGATTCTGCAGAGCTTTCCATATTCTACGTTCCTCTGGAAATGATTGAGAGATCTGGTGGCTTCCTCATCTTCGACAaacttccaaaagaaaaattgaagaaagtaaATGGAAAGAAGGTCGGCGGATTCTGGTAG
- a CDS encoding hypothetical protein (NECATOR_CHRV.G20619.T2) encodes MSVDLLFDVKNAFFLGHYQQCILEAQKLITKAEDVKLAKDVFTYRSYIAQGKASVVLSEISEKNDNPALKAVRRLAEYQNHANKKRIANEVQSEVSSGTAPTDDTSCIVAALILNEEGNPEDAMRILSKSSSLEARSATVFTLLQMDRIDLAVKELKKMNEIDEDATLTQLALAWVNMAVGKDKLKDAYYIYQEMMDKYGQSPQLLVSQSAVLILQGKHKEAEALLHEAQLRDANNCDALVNLVAVSQFLGKDHEVMKRYIAQLRDIDSTHPWVVDLQAKEALFDDLVAA; translated from the exons ATGTCCGTCGATCTCCTTTTCGACGTCAAAAATGCATTCTTTCTTGGACATTACCAACAATGCATCCTTGAAGCCCAA AAGTTAATTACGAAAGCTGAAGATGTGAAGCTTGCCAAAGATGTATTCACATACCGCTCTTATATTGCCCAGGGAAAAGCTTCGGTAGTGCTCAGCGAGATCTCCGAGAAAAATGATAATCCTGCTTTGAAGGCTGTACGACGTCTAGCGGAGTATCAGAATCATGCCAACAA GAAACGCATAGCGAATGAAGTGCAGTCTGAGGTTTCTAGTGGCACAGCACCTACTGATGACACTTCTTGCATTGTTGCCGCACTCATTCTGAATGAAGAGGGc AACCCCGAAGATGCCATGCGTATTCTCTCGAAAAGCAGCTCCTTGGAAGCTCGTTCAGCCACAGTTTTCACGTTATTGCAGATGGACCGCATCGACTTAGCAGT GAAAGAGttgaaaaagatgaatgaaaTCGATGAAGACGCTACGTTGACGCAGCTCGCTCTTGCCTGGGTTAATATGGCAGTG GGCAAAGACAAATTAAAAGATGCATATTACATCTATCAAGAGATGATGGACAAATATGGTCAAAGCCCCCAGTTGCTTGTTTCGCAATCAGCTGTTTTAATTCTACAAGGCAAACACAAAGAGGCGGAGGCGTTGCTTCAC GAAGCGCAATTGCGTGATGCGAACAATTGTGACGCACTTGTAAATCTTGTTGCGGTCAGCCAATTCCTTGGGAAGGATCATGAA GTCATGAAGAGGTACATTGCACAACTTCGTGACATCGACTCTACACACCCATGGGTGGTCGACCTGCAAGCCAAGGAAGCCCTGTTTGATGACCTCGTCGCTGCGTAA
- a CDS encoding hypothetical protein (NECATOR_CHRV.G20620.T1) has protein sequence MTRATFGCKVCGDFKKVSLGRWTSHQPHIVVMLSALAHFHGLDIKDLKEIYRSFQIRRMVCREHYVDAASSIAAAIEAHTGSFHQCGINVDGGVTEASLSTLLPPVVLKDLKTFAKEMDANLTLTMRNVAHFVNDVLARHGLRGVNAATSNRIYVPVRKELPKKRKKIDDIVKHVKKLKEEVLDGAVPEETQHVEDTIKSDLSLSPVIDVTSYDSLSRDEDAQENSSTRSENDLQSSQVEPNILDKFYMVQGRMLLKLFRFCPTCGNNLSTSDQSAVSFTAIGTAPIVQFVCSNCSSSTAMTQRWDGQPLRNVV, from the exons ATGACTCGTGCAACTTTTGGCTGCAAGGTGTGCGGCGATTTCAAGAAGGTTTCTCTTGGGAGATGGACCTCGCACCAGCCGCATATAGTAGTTATGCTTTCGGCGTTGGCCCATTTCCACGGTCTTGATATCAAAGACCTGAAAGAAATCTATCGCTCTTTCCAAATTCGAAGAATGGTATGCAGGGAACACTATGTGGATGCG GCGTCGTCCATCGCCGCTGCTATTGAAGCACATACCGGATCATTCCATCAATGTGGTATAAATGTGGATGGAGGTGTAACGGAAGCTTCACTATCGACGTTGCTCCCTCCTGTTGTGctgaaagatttgaaaacattCGCGAAAGAGATGGAT GCCAATCTCACGTTGACTATGCGTAATGTAGCCCATTTTGTGAATGACGTATTGGCACGGCATGGTCTTCGTGGTGTCAATGCTGCCACATCGAACCGTATATACGTGCCTGTCAGAAAGGAATTGCCCaagaaacgaaagaagatTGATGACATTGTTAAG CATGTGAAGAAACTTAAAGAGGAAGTTCTTGATGGCGCCGTCCCTGAAGAAACACAGCATGTTGAAGATACAATAAAAAGTGACCTAAGCCTGTCTCCTGTAATCGATGTCACGTCATATGATTCTCTTTCTCGCGACGAAGATGCTCAAGAg AACTCGTCAACAAGATCAGAAAATGACCTGCAATCGTCTCAGGTGGAGCCAAACATCCTGGATAAGTTCTATATGGTACAAGGAAGAATGTTGCTGAAATTGTTCAGATTTTGTCCCACATGTGGCAATAACTTGTCCACAAGTGATCAGAGTGCAGTTAGTTTCACAGCGATTGGAACAGCGCCCATTGTTCAGTTTGTATGTAGTAATTGTTCATCATCTACAGCGATGACGCAACGATGGGACGGTCAGCCCCTTAGGAATGTAGTATAG
- a CDS encoding hypothetical protein (NECATOR_CHRV.G20620.T2), translating into MLSALAHFHGLDIKDLKEIYRSFQIRRMVCREHYVDAASSIAAAIEAHTGSFHQCGINVDGGVTEASLSTLLPPVVLKDLKTFAKEMDANLTLTMRNVAHFVNDVLARHGLRGVNAATSNRIYVPVRKELPKKRKKIDDIVKHVKKLKEEVLDGAVPEETQHVEDTIKSDLSLSPVIDVTSYDSLSRDEDAQENSSTRSENDLQSSQILSHMWQ; encoded by the exons ATGCTTTCGGCGTTGGCCCATTTCCACGGTCTTGATATCAAAGACCTGAAAGAAATCTATCGCTCTTTCCAAATTCGAAGAATGGTATGCAGGGAACACTATGTGGATGCG GCGTCGTCCATCGCCGCTGCTATTGAAGCACATACCGGATCATTCCATCAATGTGGTATAAATGTGGATGGAGGTGTAACGGAAGCTTCACTATCGACGTTGCTCCCTCCTGTTGTGctgaaagatttgaaaacattCGCGAAAGAGATGGAT GCCAATCTCACGTTGACTATGCGTAATGTAGCCCATTTTGTGAATGACGTATTGGCACGGCATGGTCTTCGTGGTGTCAATGCTGCCACATCGAACCGTATATACGTGCCTGTCAGAAAGGAATTGCCCaagaaacgaaagaagatTGATGACATTGTTAAG CATGTGAAGAAACTTAAAGAGGAAGTTCTTGATGGCGCCGTCCCTGAAGAAACACAGCATGTTGAAGATACAATAAAAAGTGACCTAAGCCTGTCTCCTGTAATCGATGTCACGTCATATGATTCTCTTTCTCGCGACGAAGATGCTCAAGAg AACTCGTCAACAAGATCAGAAAATGACCTGCAATCGTCTCAG ATTTTGTCCCACATGTGGCAATAA
- a CDS encoding hypothetical protein (NECATOR_CHRV.G20621.T1), translating into MRLRWKRRGEASNLDQSGLIANPPPVGVSNDPISIDATGSTAQLRAEPPTQLHSASVRFEPTAQEYSAAHRT; encoded by the coding sequence ATGCGACTGCGTTGGAAGCGGCGTGGTGAAGCCAGCAACCTCGATCAAAGTGGGCTCATCGCTAACCCTCCTCCGGTTGGAGTTAGTAATGATCCCATCTCAATCGATGCCACTGGATCCACCGCGCAACTGCGAGCtgagccgcctacgcaactacaTAGTGCTTCAGTTCGTTTTGAACCCACTGCACAGGAGTACTCTGCTGCTCACCGCACAtaa